Proteins from a genomic interval of Thermodesulfobacteriota bacterium:
- a CDS encoding nodulation protein NfeD, whose translation MDDRGTRRGGRATGHSAVSRLRFFAVLACAGALLALLGAVRAADEAPGPPPESSAQETPARAARRPVVYVAPVEGVIDLGLAPFLNRVLAQAGAEDASAVILEINTFGGRLDAAVLIRDALLEARLPTVAFINHRAISAGALIALATEKIAMAGGSTIGAATPVAVGAPGAEAPPVAEKTVSYVRKEFRATAESRGRPPLIAEAMVDADVEVPELVEKGKLLTLTTEEALAHGVADFRVDSLADLLARLDLSGAEVRRPSPTWAENLVRFLTHPTVSSLLMSLGILGILLEIRTPGFGVPGTIGIASLALFFWGHWLVQLAGWEELLLAVAGIVLLAVEVFILPGFGIAGVLGVVALV comes from the coding sequence ATGGATGACCGAGGGACGAGGCGTGGGGGCAGGGCGACGGGCCATTCAGCCGTCTCCCGGCTGCGGTTCTTTGCCGTGCTCGCTTGCGCGGGGGCCCTTCTGGCGCTCCTGGGAGCAGTGCGCGCTGCGGACGAGGCTCCCGGGCCGCCCCCCGAGAGCTCTGCCCAGGAAACTCCTGCCCGGGCAGCCAGGCGGCCGGTCGTCTACGTCGCGCCCGTGGAAGGCGTCATCGACCTGGGTCTGGCGCCCTTCCTGAACCGGGTCCTGGCCCAAGCCGGGGCAGAAGACGCGTCGGCGGTCATCCTCGAGATCAACACCTTCGGCGGCCGGCTCGACGCCGCGGTGCTGATCCGCGACGCGCTCCTGGAGGCGCGTCTGCCCACCGTGGCGTTCATCAACCACCGGGCCATCTCGGCCGGCGCCCTCATTGCTCTAGCGACCGAGAAGATCGCCATGGCCGGGGGGTCGACCATCGGCGCCGCGACCCCGGTGGCGGTAGGGGCCCCGGGGGCAGAGGCCCCGCCGGTGGCGGAGAAGACCGTATCGTACGTGCGCAAGGAGTTTCGCGCCACGGCCGAGAGCCGGGGCAGGCCGCCCCTCATCGCCGAGGCCATGGTGGACGCCGACGTGGAGGTGCCCGAGCTCGTGGAGAAGGGCAAGCTCCTGACCCTCACCACCGAGGAGGCGCTCGCCCACGGCGTGGCGGATTTTCGGGTGGACTCCCTGGCCGATCTTCTCGCCCGGCTGGACCTTTCGGGCGCCGAAGTGCGCCGGCCCTCGCCCACCTGGGCCGAGAACCTGGTTCGGTTTCTCACACACCCCACGGTGAGCTCGCTCCTCATGAGCCTGGGGATACTGGGAATCCTCCTGGAGATCCGCACCCCCGGGTTCGGGGTGCCGGGTACCATCGGGATCGCGAGTCTTGCCCTCTTCTTCTGGGGCCACTGGCTGGTGCAGCTGGCCGGGTGGGAGGAGCTTCTCCTGGCGGTCGCCGGCATCGTGCTCCTGGCGGTGGAGGTCTTCATCCTCCCGGGTTTCGGGATCGCGGGGGTGCTGGGGGTCGTCGCGCTGGT